In Streptomyces sp. ML-6, the genomic stretch TTTGCTTCCCAGCTCTTCGATCGTCTTGAACACGTCGGACTCCTTCTCTCGGTCGTTCTCCCGATGAATCTCGCGATGGAGCCCCTCCCCTACGCTCTCGGAGCGTCAGGGAGAATGCCCAGCCCTTCGGCCGTTGGAGATACTGGTTGGCGCATGTTGGAAAAACCTTGGAAGGGCCTTGAATTCGCAGGCCGGTCCCGTTGTCCCGACATCGGGTCTTCGCCCCGGGGGGAGAGGAGGTCCGTGGACTTCATTCTGTTCGGCGGCATCGAGGCACGTGTCGATGGTGCTGCGGTTGACCTGGGCCATGTTCGTCAGCGGTCGGTTCCGGCGGGGCTGCTGGTCGATGCCGATGCTCCGGTCCCGACCGCCAGGATCGTGGACCGGGGGTGGGGGACCGTCCTCCGCCACGAGCCCACGCCACGCTCTACAGCCATGTGTCCCGCCTGCGCCGGGTCCTGGCCACGGCGGCCGAGGAGGTGCGCATCCCACGGCAATCGGGCTCGTACGTCCTCACGGTCGATTCGCCAGCCGTGGACCTGCACCGCTTTCGTGGCCTGGTTGGGCAGGCCCGCGCCGCGGACGACAGCCACGCTGCGGTGCTGTTCGCACAAGCGCTTGCACTGTGGCGCGGCGATGCCTTCGGCGATCTGGACACTCCTTGGTTCAACGTCCTGCGCGAGCCGTGGCACCGGGAGAGACTCGCGACCGAACCGGATCTGAAGCTCCCCCGGTGCCCCGTCAGCCGCTGAGCGGATCGGCGGTGCGGTGCCGGACCGCCGATCCGTGCCGTTCCTTCACCACCTCGAGCTGGGCGGGGATGCGGCGGCGCAGGTCGGCGACATGGCTGACGATGCCGACGCTGCGGTCCCGCTCGCGCAACGAGTCCAGTACGTCGAGCACTTCGTCGAGGGTCTGGTCGTCCAGGCTGCCGAAGCCCTCGTCGATGAAGAGGGTGTCCAGCCGTACGCCGCCCGCCTCGTCGGTGACGACGTCGGCGAGGCCGAGCGCGAGGGCGAGCGAGGCGAAGAACGTCTCGCCGCCCGAGAGCGTGGCCGTGTCGCGCTCCCGGCCGGTCCAGGCGTCGACGACGTGCAGTCCGAGGCCCGCCCTGCGGCCCCCGGTGCGGGCGTCGGAGTGGACCAGTGTGTACCGGCCGGACGACATGCGCTGCAACCGGGCGGTGGCCGCGGCGGCGACCTGTTCGAGCCGGGCGGCGAGCACGTACGACTCCAGCCGCATCTTGCGTTCGTTGTCGGCGGAGGTTCCGGCGGTGAGCCCGGCCAGCCGTGCCACCCGGTCGTACTCCTCGCGCAGCGGGCCGAGTCCGCGCACCTCCCGCTCGGCGTCCCGCGAGAGCCGGCCGAGTTCGGCGCAGCGCTCGCGCGCGGCGGCCAGCACGGCGGAGGCGTCCCGCAGCAGCCGTTCGGCCGTGTCGTACGCGGCCTGCGCGGCGGCCACCTCGGCCGGCGGGAGCTGCGCGGCGGCCCGGGTGTCCGTCTCGGCGAGCCGGTCGGCCACGGCGGCCGCCTCGGACTGCCAGTCGTCGACGAGGCGCTGGAGTTCGCGCTGTGCGGTCTCGTCGAGCAGGTTCAGCGCCGCGGCCCGCGGGGTGTCGAAACCGGCCCGGAACGCGGCGTCCGCGAGCCGGTCGTCGGCCTCCTTGCGGCGCTGTGCGGCCTCCTCCTCCGCGCGCACCGCCGCGGCGGCCTCGGCGAGCAGGCCGATCCGGCGCTCCAGCAGTGCGGCGTGCTCGGCCACGCTGCCGGACTCGCCGCGGGCGGCCACCAACCCGGCCTCCAGCACCGCCTGTTCACGGTCCAGTCCTTCCCGCAGCGAGGTGCGGGCGGCGGCCCGGCGCTCGGCCCGCTGCCGGTCCTCGAGCCGTTCGGCCTG encodes the following:
- a CDS encoding BTAD domain-containing putative transcriptional regulator gives rise to the protein MSRLRRVLATAAEEVRIPRQSGSYVLTVDSPAVDLHRFRGLVGQARAADDSHAAVLFAQALALWRGDAFGDLDTPWFNVLREPWHRERLATEPDLKLPRCPVSR